One Panicum virgatum strain AP13 chromosome 9K, P.virgatum_v5, whole genome shotgun sequence genomic region harbors:
- the LOC120652655 gene encoding pentatricopeptide repeat-containing protein At5g50990-like isoform X1, with translation MSYTNCLKKHPYRIVFPYANSILRASLEKGSPQKSLKDYRTLLHFTAFCPDYRTYALLLRACARYSDLYAAMEIHCHLTKVGLLSNQHVTPHLLKLYIAHDRMLEARELFWSVLEWSTDPFHGNLMLMGFLKSGQLDKAYQIFKRMPVKDLVSWNSMIAGAVRSSHMKDAMNLFSRLVSSGLVPDGFSFSSVLSACARAGARRYGVWVHQLMIELGVEMNHIISSALVDMYAKCGRIEVATEIFNTVKRNHISVWNTMISGLAAHGLGSDVVILFRKMKSEEVVPDGVTFVALLTACSHCGMVEEARQYFKSMTTEYSITPEVEHYGALVDALSRAGLLDEAYNLVRAMNVKPDAVIWRALLSACRRYRQTKLVEVTVEHMAFYSSGDYTLLSTIYSSANRWNDSEELWKQRKQKKIRKSKGLSWVELGGSTHEFKAGDRSHPDSEDIYQVLHGLSKRAKVEGYAPLTELVTKDVSEEEREENLTFHSEKLAVAYSVLKTGPGTEIMVSKNLQTCSDCHEWMKIISKVLCRVIIMRDRIRFHRFESGCCSCKDYW, from the coding sequence ATGTCTTACACGAACTGTTTGAAGAAACATCCCTATAGAATTGTCTTTCCATATGCCAACTCCATCCTCAGAGCTTCTTTAGAGAAAGGCTCCCCACAAAAGTCACTAAAGGACTATAGAACTTTGCTCCATTTCACTGCTTTCTGCCCTGATTACAGAACTTATGCTCTTCTTCTCAGAGCTTGTGCAAGATACTCAGACCTCTATGCTGCCATGGAAATCCATTGCCATCTTACTAAAGTTGGGTTGCTGTCTAATCAACATGTAACACCTCATCTGCTCAAGTTATATATTGCTCATGATCGCATGTTGGAAGCACGCGAACTATTTTGGTCAGTGCTGGAGTGGAGTACTGATCCCTTCCATGGCAACTTGATGCTTATGGGATTCCTGAAGAGTGGACAGCTAGATAAGGCATATCAGATTTTCAAGAGGATGCCTGTCAAGGATTTAGTCTCATGGAATTCAATGATTGCAGGTGCAGTAAGAAGCTCACACATGAAAGACGCAATGAATCTTTTTAGCAGGCTGGTCAGTTCAGGTCTTGTGCCTGATGGCTTCTCATTCTCCTCAGTTCTGTCAGCATGTGCTCGTGCTGGTGCTCGGCGATATGGGGTGTGGGTGCATCAACTGATGATAGAATTGGGGGTGGAAATGAATCATATCATTAGCTCAGCACTTGTTGACATGTATGCCAAATGTGGAAGAATTGAAGTGGCAACTGAGATATTCAATACAGTCAAGAGAAACCATATTTCTGTGTGGAATACAATGATTAGTGGCCTGGCAGCACATGGTCTTGGGTCCGACGTAGTGATTTTGTTCCGCAAGATGAAAAGTGAAGAAGTGGTTCCTGACGGGGTTACATTTGTTGCACTCTTGACAGCATGCAGCCACTGTGGCATGGTTGAAGAGGCTCGCCAATACTTCAAATCAATGACTACAGAGTATTCTATCACACCAGAGGTTGAACACTATGGTGCATTAGTGGATGCATTGTCACGAGCTGGATTACTGGATGAAGCATACAACTTGGTAAGGGCAATGAATGTAAAGCCTGATGCTGTGATATGGAGGGCTTTACTTAGCGCATGTCGCAGGTATCGCCAAACCAAACTAGTTGAGGTCACTGTTGAGCATATGGCATTCTATAGCAGTGGGGATTATACCCTTCTTTCAACCATCTACTCGTCAGCAAATAGATGGAATGATTCAGAGGAACTATGGAAACagaggaaacaaaagaaaattagGAAGAGCAAAGgattgagttgggttgagttagGGGGAAGCACACATGAATTCAAAGCCGGTGATCGATCTCATCCTGATAGTGAGGATATATACCAAGTGCTGCATGGTTTATCTAAAAGGGCCAAAGTTGAAGGTTATGCTCCATTGACTGAACTAGTAACAAAAGATGTCTCAGAggaggaaagagaagaaaacCTTACCTTCCACAGCGAGAAGTTGGCAGTGGCTTATAGTGTCCTTAAGACTGGTCCAGGGACAGAGATAATGGTGTCAAAGAATCTGCAGACTTGCAGTGACTGTCATGAATGGATGAAGATAATCTCAAAGGTACTTTGCCGTGTTATAATTATGAGAGATAGAATTCGATTTCACCGGTTTGAAAGCGGATGCTGCTCCTGCAAGGATTATTGGTGA
- the LOC120652657 gene encoding COBRA-like protein 7, with product MAASAAPQAVVLGLLLLAGLAAAQRGTTPAAAAPAPDPGCNGIQLTYNFRDRTKIRPFVSDRSKQPYAFRANATVLNSGTRPLKSWAILVEFAHGEILVGVDGAVLTGGGELPYNTTEDAGNATSFSGYPQTDLLTPIATAGDLSQIQASVGIVGTLFAGPDPIMLLPTKLSLDNPDYKCPAARNTTDKILTTCCVLTPEAEANATVIDANATYPTKNFLPRGTGDLVITYDVLQAYPSSYLALVTLENNAKLGRLDNWRLSWEWRRGEFIYSMKGAHTSEVDTSGCIYGPQGQYYQSLDFSQVLNCDRKPVILDLPLSRYNDTQIGKIDNCCRNGTILPKSMDEKQSKSAFQMQVFKMPPDLNRTKLFPPANFKIAGASSLNPDYTCGQPVPVSPTSFPDPSGLDSTTLAMATWQVVCNITRTKGAKPKCCVTFSAYYNESVIPCNTCACGCPANRRGPTCSTTAQSMLLPPEALLVPFDNRTQKAVAWAELKHYNVPRPMPCGDFCGVSINWHVSTDYNKGWSARVTLFNWEDVDMVNWFAAIVMDKAYDGFEKAYSFNATAVGKNTIFMQGLEGLNYLVKQTNMSGTDYLVPGKQQSVISFTKKLTPGIDVVAGDGFPSKVFFNGDECAMPQRIPMSSGFRTRLSSAFALVLVLAASAFLLLQQ from the coding sequence ATGGCTGCCTCCGCAGCTCCCCAGGCCGTGGTCCTCGGGCTCCTCCTGCTCGcggggctcgcggcggcgcagagggggacgacgcccgcggccgccgcccccgcgcccgacCCCGGCTGCAACGGCATCCAGCTCACCTACAACTTCCGGGACCGCACCAAGATCCGCCCGTTCGTCAGCGACAGGAGCAAGCAGCCCTACGCGTTCCGCGCCAACGCCACCGTGCTCAACTCCGGGACCCGCCCGCTCAAGTCGTGGGCGATACTCGTCGAGTTCGCCCACGGCGAGATCCTCGTCGGCGTCGACGGAGCCGTGctcacgggcggcggcgagctgccgtACAACACCACGGAGGACGCCGGCAACGCCACCTCCTTCTCGGGGTACCCGCAGACGGACCTCCTCACGCccatcgccaccgccggcgacctctcGCAGATCCAGGCCTCCGTCGGCATCGTCGGCACGCTCTTCGCCGGGCCCGACCCGATCATGCTGCTCCCCACCAAGCTGTCGCTGGACAACCCGGATTACAAGTGCCCGGCGGCGAGAAACACCACCGACAAGATCCTGACCACGTGCTGCGTCCTCACGCCCGAGGCCGAGGCCAACGCCACGGTCATCGACGCCAACGCCACCTACCCGACCAAGAACTTCCTCCCGCGGGGCACcggcgacctcgtcatcacctACGACGTGCTCCAGGCGTACCCCTCCAGCTACCTCGCGCTCGTCACGCTCGAGAACAACGCCAAGCTTGGCCGCCTCGACAACTGGCGGCTGTCGTGGGAGTGGCGGCGTGGCGAGTTCATCTACTCCATGAAGGGCGCTCACACGTCGGAGGTGGACACTTCCGGCTGCATCTATGGGCCGCAGGGGCAGTACTACCAGAGCCTTGATTTCTCTCAGGTGCTCAATTGCGACCGCAAGCCAGTGATCCTTGACCTGCCGCTGTCCCGGTACAATGACACCCAGATTGGGAAGATTGACAACTGCTGCAGGAATGGCACAATCCTGCCCAAGTCCATGGACGAGAAGCAGTCAAAATCGGCGTTCCAAATGCAGGTGTTCAAGATGCCACCGGACCTCAACCGGACCAAGCTGTTCCCCCCTGCCAATTTCAAGATCGCTGGCGCATCATCACTGAACCCAGACTATACCTGCGGCCAGCCAGTGCCAGTCAGCCCAACGTCATTCCCAGACCCAAGCGGGCTTGACTCGACGACTCTGGCTATGGCGACATGGCAGGTGGTGTGCAACATTACCAGAACTAAGGGGGCCAAGCCCAAGTGCTGTGTCACCTTCTCCGCATACTACAATGAGTCGGTGATACCCTGCAACACTTGCGCATGTGGGTGCCCTGCAAACAGGCGAGGGCCGACCTGCAGCACAACAGCGCAATCCATGCTCCTGCCACCGGAAGCGTTGCTTGTGCCGTTCGACAACCGCACACAGAAGGCAGTGGCGTGGGCTGAGCTGAAGCACTACAATGTGCCCCGCCCAATGCCTTGTGGTGATTTCTGCGGTGTGAGCATCAACTGGCACGTCTCAACAGACTACAACAAGGGCTGGAGTGCTCGGGTGACATTGTTCAACTGGGAGGATGTCGACATGGTCAATTGGTTTGCTGCCATTGTCATGGACAAGGCGTATGATGGCTTTGAGAAGGCGTACTCTTTCAATGCCACCGCGGTGGGCAAGAACACCATCTTCATGCAGGGTCTGGAGGGGCTCAATTACCTGGTGAAGCAGACTAACATGAGTGGAACGGACTACCTTGTACCCGGGAAGCAACAGTCagtaatctcattcacaaagaAGCTGACCCCTGGGATCGACGTGGTGGCTGGGGACGGCTTCCCATCAAAGGTCTTCTTCAATGGCGACGAATGCGCCATGCCGCAAAGGATTCCTATGAGCAGCGGATTCAGGACCCGTCTCAGCAGTGCCTTTGCTTTGGTGTTGGTGCTTGCTGCTTCAGCTTTCCTATTGCTTCAGCAATGA
- the LOC120652655 gene encoding pentatricopeptide repeat-containing protein At5g50990-like isoform X2 — protein sequence MEIHCHLTKVGLLSNQHVTPHLLKLYIAHDRMLEARELFWSVLEWSTDPFHGNLMLMGFLKSGQLDKAYQIFKRMPVKDLVSWNSMIAGAVRSSHMKDAMNLFSRLVSSGLVPDGFSFSSVLSACARAGARRYGVWVHQLMIELGVEMNHIISSALVDMYAKCGRIEVATEIFNTVKRNHISVWNTMISGLAAHGLGSDVVILFRKMKSEEVVPDGVTFVALLTACSHCGMVEEARQYFKSMTTEYSITPEVEHYGALVDALSRAGLLDEAYNLVRAMNVKPDAVIWRALLSACRRYRQTKLVEVTVEHMAFYSSGDYTLLSTIYSSANRWNDSEELWKQRKQKKIRKSKGLSWVELGGSTHEFKAGDRSHPDSEDIYQVLHGLSKRAKVEGYAPLTELVTKDVSEEEREENLTFHSEKLAVAYSVLKTGPGTEIMVSKNLQTCSDCHEWMKIISKVLCRVIIMRDRIRFHRFESGCCSCKDYW from the coding sequence ATGGAAATCCATTGCCATCTTACTAAAGTTGGGTTGCTGTCTAATCAACATGTAACACCTCATCTGCTCAAGTTATATATTGCTCATGATCGCATGTTGGAAGCACGCGAACTATTTTGGTCAGTGCTGGAGTGGAGTACTGATCCCTTCCATGGCAACTTGATGCTTATGGGATTCCTGAAGAGTGGACAGCTAGATAAGGCATATCAGATTTTCAAGAGGATGCCTGTCAAGGATTTAGTCTCATGGAATTCAATGATTGCAGGTGCAGTAAGAAGCTCACACATGAAAGACGCAATGAATCTTTTTAGCAGGCTGGTCAGTTCAGGTCTTGTGCCTGATGGCTTCTCATTCTCCTCAGTTCTGTCAGCATGTGCTCGTGCTGGTGCTCGGCGATATGGGGTGTGGGTGCATCAACTGATGATAGAATTGGGGGTGGAAATGAATCATATCATTAGCTCAGCACTTGTTGACATGTATGCCAAATGTGGAAGAATTGAAGTGGCAACTGAGATATTCAATACAGTCAAGAGAAACCATATTTCTGTGTGGAATACAATGATTAGTGGCCTGGCAGCACATGGTCTTGGGTCCGACGTAGTGATTTTGTTCCGCAAGATGAAAAGTGAAGAAGTGGTTCCTGACGGGGTTACATTTGTTGCACTCTTGACAGCATGCAGCCACTGTGGCATGGTTGAAGAGGCTCGCCAATACTTCAAATCAATGACTACAGAGTATTCTATCACACCAGAGGTTGAACACTATGGTGCATTAGTGGATGCATTGTCACGAGCTGGATTACTGGATGAAGCATACAACTTGGTAAGGGCAATGAATGTAAAGCCTGATGCTGTGATATGGAGGGCTTTACTTAGCGCATGTCGCAGGTATCGCCAAACCAAACTAGTTGAGGTCACTGTTGAGCATATGGCATTCTATAGCAGTGGGGATTATACCCTTCTTTCAACCATCTACTCGTCAGCAAATAGATGGAATGATTCAGAGGAACTATGGAAACagaggaaacaaaagaaaattagGAAGAGCAAAGgattgagttgggttgagttagGGGGAAGCACACATGAATTCAAAGCCGGTGATCGATCTCATCCTGATAGTGAGGATATATACCAAGTGCTGCATGGTTTATCTAAAAGGGCCAAAGTTGAAGGTTATGCTCCATTGACTGAACTAGTAACAAAAGATGTCTCAGAggaggaaagagaagaaaacCTTACCTTCCACAGCGAGAAGTTGGCAGTGGCTTATAGTGTCCTTAAGACTGGTCCAGGGACAGAGATAATGGTGTCAAAGAATCTGCAGACTTGCAGTGACTGTCATGAATGGATGAAGATAATCTCAAAGGTACTTTGCCGTGTTATAATTATGAGAGATAGAATTCGATTTCACCGGTTTGAAAGCGGATGCTGCTCCTGCAAGGATTATTGGTGA